A window of Streptomyces sp. NBC_01689 genomic DNA:
GGAACTCCCACATGCGGTCGCCACGGAGCGTGACGTGGGCACCGATCGGCTGGCCCTCACGCAGCTTGAACTGCGCGATGGACTTGCGGGCCTTGGTGATGGCCGGCTTCTGACCGGTGATCGTGGTGAGGTCACGGACGGCACCGTCCATGAGCTTCGAGTCACGGGCGGCGTCGCCGACACCCATGTTGACCACGATCTTGACGAGGCCCGGCGTCTGCATGACGTTCTCGTAGGAGAACTCTTCCTGCAGCTTCGCCGCGATCTCCTCGCGGTACTTCGTCTTGAGACGCGGAGTGGTGGTGGTAGCCATCAGATGTCCTCACCCGTCCGCTTGGCAACGCGGATCTTGTTGCCCTCGTCGTCGAAGCGGTAACCGACACGCGTGACGACCTTGTTGCCGTCCTTCTCCACGACGAGCTGAACGTTGCTCACGTGGATCGGGGCCTCGGTCGTCACGATGCCGCCGGCCTGGGAACCGCTGGCGGTCGGGCCGGCCTTGGTGTGCTTCTTGACCCGGTTGACACCCTCGACCAGGACGCGCTCGTCGCGCGGGTAAGCGGCAATGACCTTGCCCTGCTTGCCCTTGTCCTTGCCGGTGATGACCTGAACCGTGTCACCCTTCTTGATCTTCATGCTTACAGCACCTCCGGCGCGAGCGAGATGATCTTCATGAACTTCTTCTCGCGCAGCTCACGGCCGACGGGGCCGAAGATACGGGTGCCACGAGGGTCGCCGTCGTTCTTCAGAATGACGGCGGCGTTCTCGTCGAAGCGGATGTACGAGCCGTCCGGACGGCGGCGCTCCTTGACGGTGCGAACGATGACGGCCTTGATGACGTCACCCTTCTTCACGTTGCCACCGGGGATCGCGTCCTTCACGGTGGCGACGATGACGTCACCGATGCCCGCGTAGCGGCGACCGGAGCCACCGAGCACACGGATGCAAAGGATCTCCTTCGCACCAGTGTTGTCGGCGACACGCAGTCGCGACTCCTGCTGGATCACGTCTATCTCCTGATTTGTCTGCCGGTTCCCGGGGCGGGGCCGACCTTACGGCGGCCCCGCCCCGAGCCTGGCGGAACGAACCTGAGGGAAACCCCTCAGGTGATTACTTGGCCTTCTCGAGGATCTCGACGATGCGCCAGCGCTTCGTCGCGGACAGCGGACGCGTCTCCATGAGGAGGACGCGGTCGCCGATACCCGCGGCGTTCTGCTCGTCGTGGGCCTTGAGCTTGCTCGTACGGCGGATGACCTTGCCGTACAGGGCGTGCTTGACGCGGTCCTCGACGGCGACGACGACGGTCTTGTCCATCTTGTCGCTGACGACAAGACCCTCACGGGTCTTGCGGAAACCGCGCTGCTCGTTGGTCTCAGTCACGTTGCTCTCGCTCATCAGGCGCTCTCCACCGTCTCGATGCCCAGCTCGCGCTCACGCATCAGGGTGTAGATCCGCGCGATGTCCTTGCGGACGGCCTTGAGCCGACCGTGGTTCTCGAGCTGACCGGTCGCCGCCTGGAAGCGGAGGTTGAACAGCTCTTCCTTGGCTTCGCGAAGCTTCGCCAGAAGCTCCTCGTCACCCAGTTCGCGCAGCTCGGACGCCTTGGTACCGGCCGACATCACGCTTCACCTGCCTCGCGCTTGACGATCCGGCACTTCATCGGCAGCTTGTGGGCTGCGCGAGTGAGGGCCTCACGGGCGATCTTCTCGTTGGGGTAGGACAGTTCGAACATGACCCGGCCCGGGTGCACGTTCGCGATCCACCACTCGGGAGAACCCTTACCGGAACCCATGCGGGTCTCGGCGGGCTTCTTCGTGAGCGGGCGGTCCGGGTAGATGTTGATCCAGACCTTGCCGCCACGCTTGATGTGGCGGGTCATCGCGATACGCGCGGCCTCGATCTGGCGGTTCGTCACGTACGCCGGCGTGAGGGCCTGAATGCCGTACTCGCCGAACGAAACCTGCGTGCCGCCCTTGGCCTGACCACGGCGCTTCGGGTGGTGCTGCTTGCGGTGCTTGACCCTACGGGGGATCAGCATGTCGGTCAGGCCTCCGTTCCGGTGCTCTCAGCCGGAGCGGCAGCCGGAGCCTCGGCCTTGGGGGCCTCGGCAGCGGGAGCCGTCTGCGGCTTGCGACCGCGACCGCCACGCTCGCCACCGCGGCCACCACGGCCGGCCGGGCGGTCGTTGCCGCCACGGGCCGGGCGGTTGCCGGCGCGGGCAGCGGCGTTCTCGGCGCGGACCTCGGCGATGTTCTTGACGTCGCCCTTGTAGATCCAGACCTTCACACCGATACGGCCGAAGGTCGTCTTGGCCTCGAAGAAGCCGTAGTCGACGTTCGCGCGGAGCGTGTGCAGGGGCACACGGCCCTCGCGGTAGAACTCCGAGCGGGACATCTCGGCGCCGCCGAGGCGGCCACCGCACTGGATCTTGATGCCCTTGGCGCCCGCCTTCATCGCCGACTGCATGCTCTTGCGCATGGCACGGCGGAAGGAGACGCGGGACGACAGCTGCTCGGCAACGGCCTGGGCGACCAGCTGAGCATCGGTCTCGGGGTTCTTGACCTCGAGGATGTTCAGCTGGACCTGCTTGCCCGTGAGCTTCTCGAGGTCACCGCGGATGCGGTCGGCCTCGGCGCCACGGCGGCCGATGACGATGCCCGGACGCGCGGTGTGGATGTCCACCCGCACACGGTCACGGGTGCGCTCGATCTCCACCTTCGAGATGCCGGCGCGCTCCATGCCGGACGTCATCATCCGACGGATGGCGACGTCTTCCTTGACGTAGTCCTTGTACAGCTTGTCGGCGTACCAACGCGACTTGAAGTCGGTCGTGACACCGAGCCGGAACCCATGCGGGTTAACCTTCTGGCCCATTACCGGGTTCCTTCCTTGCTGCTGACGACCACGGTGATGTGGCTGGTCCGCTTACGGATCCGGTAGGCACGGCCCTGAGCACGCGGACGGAACCGCTTCAGGGTCGGACCCTCGTCCACGTACGCCTCGCTGATGACCAGCGAAGAGGCGTCGGTGTGGTCGTAGTTGTGCGCGGCGTTGGCAATGGCGCTGTCCAGCACCTTGCCGACCGGCACGCTCGCGGCCTGCGGGGCGAAACGCAGGACCGCCTGAGCCTCCGTGGCATCCATGCCACGGATAAGGTCCACCACGCGGCGGGCCTTCATGGGCGTAACGCGGATGTACCGCGCCTGGGCCCTGGCTTCCATGGTTGTCCTTCCAGTGTCTGTCATGGTCATTCCACCCCGCGTTAGCGGCGCTTCGACTTCCGGTCGTCCTTGACGTGACCCCGGAAGGTGCGCGTCGGCGAGAACTCGCCGAGCTTGTGGCCGACCATCGACTCGGTGACAAACACCGGAATGTGGGTCTTGCCGTTGTGCACCGCGATCGTGTGGCCGAGCATGGCCGGGATGATCATCGAGCGACGGGACCAGGTCTTGATGACGTTCTTGGTGCCGGCTTCGTTCTGTACGTCCACCTTCTTGATCAGGTGGTCGTCGACGAAGGGCCCCTTCTTGAGACTGCGCGGCATCTAAACCCGCTCCTAGCGCTTCTTGTTCGTCTTGCGGCGGCGGACGATGTACTTGTTCGAAGCCTTCTTCGGCGAACGAGTACGACCCTCCTTCTGACCCCACGGGGAGACCGGGTGGCGACCACCGGAGGTCTTGCCCTCACCACCACCGTGCGGGTGGTCAACCGGGTTCATCGCCACACCGCGGACGGTCGGGCGGACGCCCAGCCAGCGCTTACGGCCGGCCTTGCCCCAGTTGATGTTGCTCTGCTCGGCGTTGCCGACCTCGCCGACCGTGGCGCGGCAGCGCTGGTCGACCAGGCGGATCTCACCGGAGGGCATGCGGAGGTGGGCCATGGTGCCCTCCTTCGCGAGCAGCTGCACCGAGGCACCGGCGGAGCGGGCGAACTTGGCACCGCCACCGGGACGGATCTCGATCGCGTGGATCGTGGTACCGACCGGGATGTTGCGGAGCGCCAGGTTGTTGCCCGGCTTGATGTCGGCCCCGGGACCGTTCTCGACGCGGTCACCCTGCGACAGGTTGCGGGGGGCGAGGATGTAGCGCTTCTCGCCGTCCGCGTAGTGAAGCAGCGCGATGCGCGCGGTGCGGTTGGGGTCGTACTCGATGTGCGCGACCTTCGCCGGCACGCCGTCCTTGTCGTGACGACGGAAGTCGATCACGCGGTAGGCGCGCTTGTGTCCGCCACCCTGGTGGCGAACGGTCACACGACCGGCGTTGTTACGGCCGCCCTTGCTGTGCAGCGGGCGGACCAGCGACTTCTCCGGCGTGGACCGCGTGACCTCGACGAAGTCGGCGACGCTGGAGCCGCGACGGCCCGGCGTAGTCGGCTTGTACTTGCGGATTCCCATTTCTCAGTCCTCGTCCGATATTCGGACCAGGGCGCTCCGTTAGGAGGCCTGGCCGAAGATGTCGATACGGTCGCCCTCAGCGAGGGTCACGATGGCGCGCTTGGTGTCCGCACGCTTACCGAAACCGCTCTTGGTGCGCTTGCGCTTACCCTGACGGTTGATCGTGTTGACGCCGGTGACCTTGACCGAGAAGACCGCCTGGACGGCCTGCTTGATCTGGGTCTTGTTGGCGCCCGGCGCGACGACGAAGGTGTACTTGCCCTCGTCGAGCAGCGCGTAGCTCTTCTCCGAGACGACCGGCTTGAGAAGGACGTCACGGGGGTCCGTGAAGCTCTTGCTCAGCGGGGTCTCGACGGTGTTCTTGCCCTCGGCCTCGTGGCGCTTCGCCTTGGCGACGCGTGCGGCCTTGGCGGCCTTGGCGGCCTTCGAGGCAATGCTCGGGTGACGCGTAGCCATCAGGCTTCGCTCCCTTCGGTGTCAGCGGCCTGGGGGCCAGACACGAAGGACTCGAAAGCGGCCTGGGTGAAGACCACGTCGTCCGAGACGAGAACGTCGTACGTGTTCAGCTGGCCCGGCTCCAGGATGTGGACCTGGGGCAGGTTGCGCGCGGAGAGCAGCGCGGCCTCGTCGGAGCGCTCGATGACCAGGAGCACGTTCTTGCGCTCGCTGACCTTGCCGAGGAAGCTCTTCGCGGCCTTGGTGGAGGGGGTCTCGCCCTCGATCACGCCGGTGATGACGTGGATGCGAGCGTTGCGGGCCCGGTCGGTGAGGGCGTGGCGCAGGGCCGCGGCCTTCATCTTCTTCGGGGTCCGCTGCGAGTAGTCACGCGGGGTGGGGCCGTGGACGACGCCACCGCCGGCGAACTGCGGCGCACGGGTCGAACCCTGGCGCGCGCGGCCGGTGCCCTTCTGGCGGTAAGGCTTCTTACCACCACCGCGGACCTCGCCACGACGCTTGACCTTGTGCGTGCCCTGACGGGCGGCGGCC
This region includes:
- the rpmC gene encoding 50S ribosomal protein L29; the encoded protein is MSAGTKASELRELGDEELLAKLREAKEELFNLRFQAATGQLENHGRLKAVRKDIARIYTLMRERELGIETVESA
- the rplX gene encoding 50S ribosomal protein L24; translation: MKIKKGDTVQVITGKDKGKQGKVIAAYPRDERVLVEGVNRVKKHTKAGPTASGSQAGGIVTTEAPIHVSNVQLVVEKDGNKVVTRVGYRFDDEGNKIRVAKRTGEDI
- the rplW gene encoding 50S ribosomal protein L23; protein product: MATRHPSIASKAAKAAKAARVAKAKRHEAEGKNTVETPLSKSFTDPRDVLLKPVVSEKSYALLDEGKYTFVVAPGANKTQIKQAVQAVFSVKVTGVNTINRQGKRKRTKSGFGKRADTKRAIVTLAEGDRIDIFGQAS
- the rpsS gene encoding 30S ribosomal protein S19, with product MPRSLKKGPFVDDHLIKKVDVQNEAGTKNVIKTWSRRSMIIPAMLGHTIAVHNGKTHIPVFVTESMVGHKLGEFSPTRTFRGHVKDDRKSKRR
- the rpsC gene encoding 30S ribosomal protein S3, which produces MGQKVNPHGFRLGVTTDFKSRWYADKLYKDYVKEDVAIRRMMTSGMERAGISKVEIERTRDRVRVDIHTARPGIVIGRRGAEADRIRGDLEKLTGKQVQLNILEVKNPETDAQLVAQAVAEQLSSRVSFRRAMRKSMQSAMKAGAKGIKIQCGGRLGGAEMSRSEFYREGRVPLHTLRANVDYGFFEAKTTFGRIGVKVWIYKGDVKNIAEVRAENAAARAGNRPARGGNDRPAGRGGRGGERGGRGRKPQTAPAAEAPKAEAPAAAPAESTGTEA
- the rplD gene encoding 50S ribosomal protein L4 → MSTIDILSPSGDTAGTVELPAEIFDVEKISIPLLHQVVVAQLAAARQGTHKVKRRGEVRGGGKKPYRQKGTGRARQGSTRAPQFAGGGVVHGPTPRDYSQRTPKKMKAAALRHALTDRARNARIHVITGVIEGETPSTKAAKSFLGKVSERKNVLLVIERSDEAALLSARNLPQVHILEPGQLNTYDVLVSDDVVFTQAAFESFVSGPQAADTEGSEA
- the rplP gene encoding 50S ribosomal protein L16, translating into MLIPRRVKHRKQHHPKRRGQAKGGTQVSFGEYGIQALTPAYVTNRQIEAARIAMTRHIKRGGKVWINIYPDRPLTKKPAETRMGSGKGSPEWWIANVHPGRVMFELSYPNEKIAREALTRAAHKLPMKCRIVKREAGEA
- the rplN gene encoding 50S ribosomal protein L14 — translated: MIQQESRLRVADNTGAKEILCIRVLGGSGRRYAGIGDVIVATVKDAIPGGNVKKGDVIKAVIVRTVKERRRPDGSYIRFDENAAVILKNDGDPRGTRIFGPVGRELREKKFMKIISLAPEVL
- the rplE gene encoding 50S ribosomal protein L5, which codes for MATTTTPRLKTKYREEIAAKLQEEFSYENVMQTPGLVKIVVNMGVGDAARDSKLMDGAVRDLTTITGQKPAITKARKSIAQFKLREGQPIGAHVTLRGDRMWEFLDRTLSLALPRIRDFRGLSPKQFDGRGNYTFGLTEQVMFHEIDQDKIDRVRGMDITVVTTATNDAEGRALLRHLGFPFKEA
- the rpsQ gene encoding 30S ribosomal protein S17, with product MSESNVTETNEQRGFRKTREGLVVSDKMDKTVVVAVEDRVKHALYGKVIRRTSKLKAHDEQNAAGIGDRVLLMETRPLSATKRWRIVEILEKAK
- the rplV gene encoding 50S ribosomal protein L22 yields the protein MEARAQARYIRVTPMKARRVVDLIRGMDATEAQAVLRFAPQAASVPVGKVLDSAIANAAHNYDHTDASSLVISEAYVDEGPTLKRFRPRAQGRAYRIRKRTSHITVVVSSKEGTR
- the rplB gene encoding 50S ribosomal protein L2, encoding MGIRKYKPTTPGRRGSSVADFVEVTRSTPEKSLVRPLHSKGGRNNAGRVTVRHQGGGHKRAYRVIDFRRHDKDGVPAKVAHIEYDPNRTARIALLHYADGEKRYILAPRNLSQGDRVENGPGADIKPGNNLALRNIPVGTTIHAIEIRPGGGAKFARSAGASVQLLAKEGTMAHLRMPSGEIRLVDQRCRATVGEVGNAEQSNINWGKAGRKRWLGVRPTVRGVAMNPVDHPHGGGEGKTSGGRHPVSPWGQKEGRTRSPKKASNKYIVRRRKTNKKR